Proteins co-encoded in one Eschrichtius robustus isolate mEscRob2 chromosome 8, mEscRob2.pri, whole genome shotgun sequence genomic window:
- the ZNF775 gene encoding zinc finger protein 775, protein MESGLAGDSSTGDVLVMKIKQEKPEWLLQTLGPQAALCQKDKENIFQQRRSLPPCQTVGKPRAWGGQEETGGPRWGPPLEQDGGPAGRAPGVTASPLSPALSAGEGHFVCPDCGKRFSWWSSLKIHQRTHTGEKPYPCVKCGKSFSQKPNLARHQRHHTGERPFCCPECARRFSQKQHLLKHQKTHSRPASHPCPECERCFRHQVGLRIHQRAHARDRQGARAGLQALLRDATAHRGCRPRPGPRRGRPEWAWLGLCQSWWRQPGARTAAPAEPRQFICNECGKSFSWWSSLNIHQRIHTGERPYPCPECGRRFSQKPNLTRHLRNHTGERPHPCAHCGRSFRQKQHLLKHQRTHLPGAPAAPRPSRAALRAHQQAHAAAAEPPAQGAPGLLPPPPHGPSPARGPGDVPWGRARAGGPGEPRQFICNECGKSFSWWSALTIHQRIHTGERPYPCPECGRRFSQKPNLTRHRRNHTGERPYLCASCGRGFSQKQHLLKHQRVHRGALAPTPSAKGAAL, encoded by the coding sequence GAGATGTGCTGGTCATGAAGATCAAGCAAGAGAAGCCAGAATGGCTGCTGCAGACGCTGGGGCCACAGGCCGCGCTTTGCCAGAAGGATAAGGAGAACATTTTCCAGCAGCGTCGGAGCCTCCCGCCATGCCAGACCGTGGGGAAGCCTCGAGCCTGGGGGGGACAGGAGGAGACTGGGGGTCCAAGGTGGGGCCCTCCCCTTGAGCAGGACGGCGGGCCGGCAGGCCGGGCTCCGGGGGTGACCGCCAGCCCCCTGAGCCCCGCTCTTTCTGCCGGCGAGGGTCACTTCGTGTGCCCGGACTGCGGGAAGAGGTTCAGCTGGTGGTCGTCCTTGAAGATCCACCAGCGCACCCACACCGGCGAGAAGCCGTACCCGTGCGTCAAGTGCGGCAAGAGCTTCAGCCAGAAGCCCAACCTGGCGCGCCACCAGCGGCACCACACGGGCGAGCGGCCCTTCTGCTGCCCCGAGTGCGCTCGGCGCTTTAGCCAGAAGCAGCACCTGCTCAAGCACCAGAAGACCCACTCCCGGCCCGCCAGCCACCCGTGCCCCGAGTGCGAGCGCTGCTTCCGCCACCAGGTGGGCCTCCGCATCCACCAGCGCGCGCACGCCCGGGACCGCCAGGGCGCCCGCGCCGGGCTGCAGGCGCTGCTCCGGGACGCCACGGCCCATCGGGGCTGTCGCCCGCGGCCGGGGCCCCGGCGGGGGCGCCCCGAGTGGGCCTGGCTGGGGCTCTGCCAGAGCTGGTGGCGCCAGCCCGGGGCCCGGACCGCCGCCCCCGCCGAGCCGCGCCAGTTCATCTGCAACGAGTGCGGCAAGAGCTTCTCGTGGTGGTCGTCGCTGAACATCCACCAGCGCATCCACACGGGCGAGCGGCCCTACCCGTGCCCCGAGTGCGGGCGCCGCTTCAGCCAGAAGCCCAACCTGACGCGCCACCTGCGCAACCACACGGGCGAGCGGCCGCACCCCTGCGCGCACTGCGGCCGCAGCTTCCGCCAGAAGCAGCACCTGCTCAAGCACCAGCGCACACACCTGCCCGGCGCCCCGGCCGCGCCGCGCCCCAGCCGCGCCGCGCTGCGGGCCCACCAGCAAGcccacgccgccgccgccgagccGCCCGCCCAGGGCGCCCCCGGCCtgttgccgccgccgccgcacggCCCCTCGCCGGCCCGGGGGCCCGGGGACGTGCCGTGGGGCCGGGCGCGGGCGGGCGGGCCGGGCGAGCCGCGCCAGTTCATCTGCAACGAGTGCGGCAAGAGCTTCTCGTGGTGGTCAGCGCTCACCATCCACCAGCGCATCCACACGGGCGAGCGGCCCTACCCGTGCCCCGAGTGCGGGCGCCGCTTCAGCCAGAAGCCGAACCTGACGCGCCACCGGCGCAACCACACGGGCGAGCGGCCCTACCTGTGTGCCTCCTGCGGCCGCGGCTTCAGCCAGAAGCAGCACCTGCTCAAGCACCAGCGCGTTCACCGGGGCGCCCTGGCGCCCACCCCCAGCGCCAAGGGCGCGGCGCTCTAG